A stretch of bacterium BMS3Abin11 DNA encodes these proteins:
- the rgy gene encoding reverse gyrase — MYYLAHTPPRAKPELEAHRYTDHIEEVLGYGLDLFDYLLSFYTLVDSEKLELRITFKAALMLHDMGKLDESIQRIFRGVDSGRLPVDHIDAGVAVADEMKNELLAWLIRGHHAPGLPSKKTEKYFIKQLRKKSHLTLSPYSLRGRRHHRDKLTADFDKHKEAIITTNERIEVYKQRQIESCGQWPQLSLQLLSSSLTSRLMLSCLVDADHSSAACYSQDILMTRFKPAKTCWTQRLLALDRYILSIVDSSSDPQSDRNLMRGEFYRHCFDTDLFESRLVACSAPVGLGKTTSVMAYLLRCAIKDNSSRIFVIAPFSNIIDQTVKVLRKAIVLNNEDATSVVVAHHHKAEFSDKDMRKYAASWQAPIVVTTAVQFFETLAASNPSKLRKLHNVVGSAIFIDESHACLPAELLNVSWYWMRQLVDIWRCNIVFSSGSMVKFWKDDYLVSEEGMRTLPDLLPESLRIKTQQFERQRVIFDRIRNPLKRDDLVERIQSDETWGEFIDQDKPSCLVILNTVQSAAVIADTLAKSLDDKKNKLSNKVVLHLSTVLAPKDRDRMLEEIIHRQGDSDWNHRPWYLIATSCVEAGVDLDFAIGFRETCSVTSFLQVSGRINRHGIRSFGRLFDFSIFSEDGLNHHPGFIESSDILNNLWSEIVSDEVDSSELCSKAIRKELSRFPEKRNKSELLLSEEQKQGFQEVSTTYRVIDSDTATVIIDAKLVEKLEHGFPVNWQDLQNNSVQLWMQKIAKLNLRPIVNCSQDNIFSWTDAYEYDPSFLGIMPDLINSKSGII, encoded by the coding sequence ATGTATTACCTTGCTCATACACCTCCCAGGGCAAAACCTGAGCTGGAAGCTCATCGATATACTGATCATATTGAGGAGGTGTTGGGTTATGGATTAGATTTATTTGACTACCTGCTGTCATTTTATACGTTGGTTGATTCGGAAAAACTTGAGCTACGAATAACATTCAAAGCAGCACTGATGTTGCACGACATGGGTAAACTGGATGAGTCAATTCAACGAATATTTCGTGGCGTGGATTCAGGTCGTTTGCCAGTGGATCATATTGATGCAGGGGTTGCAGTTGCTGATGAAATGAAAAATGAGTTGTTGGCCTGGTTGATCCGCGGTCATCATGCACCAGGGTTACCGAGTAAAAAAACTGAAAAATATTTCATCAAACAACTACGGAAAAAATCCCATCTAACTTTGTCGCCTTACAGCCTAAGAGGTCGGCGCCATCACCGAGACAAACTCACGGCTGATTTTGATAAGCACAAAGAGGCTATAATCACCACGAATGAAAGGATTGAAGTTTATAAACAGAGACAGATTGAATCTTGTGGCCAATGGCCGCAGCTTAGTTTGCAATTACTCTCCAGTAGTTTAACGTCTCGTTTGATGTTGTCTTGTTTAGTCGATGCTGATCACAGCAGTGCTGCTTGCTATAGCCAAGATATTCTCATGACACGTTTTAAGCCAGCTAAAACTTGCTGGACACAACGTTTATTGGCTTTGGATAGGTATATTTTAAGCATAGTTGATTCGAGCAGTGACCCTCAAAGCGATCGTAACCTGATGCGGGGAGAATTTTATCGACACTGTTTTGATACAGACTTATTTGAATCTCGTCTAGTTGCTTGTTCAGCACCGGTAGGCTTAGGAAAAACAACCTCGGTAATGGCTTACTTGCTTCGTTGTGCAATTAAAGATAATTCCAGCAGAATTTTCGTCATTGCACCATTTTCTAACATTATAGATCAAACCGTCAAAGTTTTACGCAAAGCTATCGTTCTAAATAATGAAGATGCTACATCAGTTGTTGTTGCGCATCATCATAAAGCAGAGTTCAGCGATAAAGATATGCGCAAATATGCCGCTAGTTGGCAAGCGCCCATTGTAGTTACCACTGCTGTACAGTTTTTTGAAACACTCGCTGCATCCAACCCCTCAAAACTTCGAAAGCTACATAATGTGGTTGGTTCTGCCATATTTATTGATGAATCGCATGCTTGTCTGCCTGCTGAACTGTTAAATGTCAGTTGGTATTGGATGAGACAGTTAGTCGATATTTGGCGATGCAACATTGTTTTTTCATCAGGATCAATGGTCAAATTTTGGAAAGACGATTATTTAGTTAGTGAAGAAGGTATGCGTACCTTGCCTGACCTACTGCCTGAATCATTGAGGATAAAAACACAACAATTTGAAAGGCAACGCGTTATTTTTGACCGAATTAGAAATCCTTTGAAGCGCGATGATCTAGTTGAACGTATACAATCAGATGAAACTTGGGGTGAATTTATCGATCAAGACAAACCATCGTGTTTGGTGATTTTAAATACAGTGCAATCGGCAGCGGTTATTGCAGATACGTTGGCAAAAAGCTTAGATGATAAGAAAAATAAATTATCCAATAAAGTCGTATTGCATCTATCGACTGTTCTGGCACCCAAGGATCGAGATAGAATGCTGGAGGAAATAATCCATAGACAAGGTGATAGCGACTGGAATCACCGTCCCTGGTATTTAATTGCCACCAGTTGTGTTGAAGCAGGTGTCGATTTGGACTTCGCCATTGGTTTTCGAGAAACTTGTTCAGTAACCAGTTTTTTGCAAGTGTCAGGGAGAATTAATCGTCATGGTATACGATCTTTTGGTCGGTTATTTGATTTTTCTATTTTTTCTGAAGATGGTCTCAATCATCATCCGGGTTTTATTGAATCATCAGATATTTTGAATAACCTGTGGTCAGAAATAGTTAGTGACGAAGTGGATAGTAGTGAGCTTTGTAGTAAAGCTATTCGTAAAGAGCTTTCTCGGTTTCCAGAGAAAAGAAATAAATCAGAACTACTGTTGTCTGAAGAACAAAAACAGGGGTTCCAGGAGGTATCAACAACTTATCGAGTTATCGATTCCGATACAGCTACGGTTATTATTGACGCCAAATTAGTAGAAAAACTTGAACATGGATTTCCTGTGAATTGGCAAGACTTGCAAAATAACTCCGTACAACTTTGGATGCAGAAAATAGCGAAATTAAACTTACGGCCTATTGTTAATTGCTCTCAAGATAATATTTTCTCATGGACAGATGCTTATGAATACGACCCTAGTTTTCTTGGCATTATGCCTGATTTGATTAATTCAAAATCTGGTATTATTTAA